The stretch of DNA TTAGACCACAAAATGACGGCCCGGGTTTCAATTATGGTGAGATATCCGGGTTAGGTCCATTACAATCACATCTTCCTGGCGGGGGGACAGGTCCGCCTTGACGACGTGATAACCCTTTTGGGCAAGAATTTCAGATTCGGCGGGCTCGACAACGCCCACCAGCATGCAGGATTTTGGTATTGAACATGGTGGCACCACCTTGTCCATATAAGTCTGGCGGATGAGCGGGCCCAGTAAAACAGGTGTTTCTTTCCGTAATAGCCAAGAATACATGGGTGATTTCTCCATTGTCGTAAACCTAAATTATATTTATCACTGTATAAGTTCTTTGTTGAAAGTTCCAAAATACTTGATTTAGGATATCGGTGTCACTCAGCTAAGCGATATTAAATGAGAAGTCATTCCGACTGTTACTTTGGCTTATTTGTGTTTGGTACTGGAAAGAAAACCGACAAGATTCCGGAGAAAGGAGAAAGTACCAGTACTGGGTTGGCGCATTTGAGTTGGAATAGGCATGTTGTCACCAGGTATGGAACGTATAGCAAGGGGATGTGTTTCAAAAATACGCTCTCTGGATAAGCCAGATCGCACAAAATCATCCCTCGTTCCCATCATTTGCTTTGAAAGAGCACCGTTATAAACATAAAGTGTATTATTCCCATTTGGACGTATCGGAATGCTTGTGGGTTTTCCCAGTGGCCGGTCTTTTGGAGCCAAATGGAGTTTCATCGGAACTTCGATACCATGTTGATAGAAAAAGAGTGTTAAAAAACCATACAAGCCTATCAGTGCATGTGTACTTTTTCGGTCTTTAAGGATACTTCTTTCGACCATGTTCCGATCAAAATAAGCCCATACGGGACTCTGTGGATATGAACTGATCACGTCCATAATCATTTTTCGAAGAGTCACCGAATCATTCAACTGTGTTTGCCAGCTTCCAAAGGTTGGGATTCCCGGAGGCACTGGCACCGGTTCCTTAATAAAATCCGAACTTTCAGCGTACTCTCCCAGACGTGAATCCCATTTGGCATTTGCAAAAGGAAGTTCCACCAACCAGTTGTTGCAATGTTTGATTATTTCGAAATGGATTCGCTCGATGTTGCGTTGATGTCTCCCAAGGGCAAATGAAAGACGAATAAAAGTTTCTGTGTTTAATGGATTGATAATGCGGCAAGAATATCCGTCATGTCTGCGGAGAATTCCCACCCAGTTTGGAATGCGTTCAACGGTATAGATTAGTTCCGGTATGTCTTCAAGAGCCCCGCCTTCATCTAAATAAAAATGAACGCGTTCCTCAAGCATTTTCTCGAAATAATGTTTGCATTCATTGTTTGTAATATTAGCGGGATCAAATAGTTTTATGATATGGAACATCTGCGCTGCGGCGCGAACAGATGAAAGATCGGCATCCTTCCTGCCGTATCCACGGTAGACTTCACCCACATGCCCTGCGTACACCAGTTTGTTTTCAGCGGAGTGTGAGCCACGCGCGTCAAACCCTCCGAGCATGCCGTCAGTCTGGAAAACGCTCGCGGCCAATTTCCTAAAAATGTCCTCAGATGAAAGAGTCGTGGGTGGTTTTGTTACGTTAATCTTGTGATTTATGCCAAAATAGGTTGCTATTTGTTTGGCCACAACAACATCTGGATGTTCCTCAAATCCATTGGTAAATGAAGTTATTTTTTCCAGACCTCCCGCGCGAAGAATGAGGCCCAATACGGCACGGCTGTCTTTTCCGCCCGATAGCGGCACGGGTGCTCCAGGCACATTCTCAAGACATACAGCCACATTTCTAGTGCATTCGCGGATGCCCTGCATCAGAAGGTGATCCAAATGCGAGACCGCCTGTTTTCGGATTTCTGGATCATACATGAATAGAGCGCGCTTCTGCACAGACAATGTGTCCCCCTGTATCTTGATGCATGCACCTTGGGGGAGTCGGTTCACTTTTTTTATCGAGGTTCCTTCACCGATGATATAACCAACCATTCCCAGCCATACCATATTTTCTGTGTTCACATCTACCGTCCCCAGCACTTCTTTTATCAGGCGCAGTCGGTTGGACACTATATGTAAACCATTCTGTTCAGTGTAATATATATTTTCAACGCAAAGCCGATCGCTAAACGCGACCATTGTCCCATCAGATGCGCCATGCACCACACTGTATTCTCCGTTGCACGAGTCCCGAAAATTTTCCACATCTCCATGCTTCAACCACTGGGAGATACTCTTGGCGTTCAAGGCTTCATTGCTGGAATTATCCGCATCTTTTTCCCAAACATACCCCTGTAGGAAAGTGAAACCGACAGTATTCGCGCGTTCCCCTGTTAGCACATGGGTTTGATCATCAGTGGTGTATAGAGTGTCATTACAGGTGAAATGAGCGGCGCAAAATGACTGGTCATCCGGGATGACAATATGATGCTCAAGGTATTGAATATTCAGTGCTTGAATATAGGCGCTCCACGATTCAACCAAAGGTGCAAGTGGCCGTCCATACGGCTTTATATATAAAAAAATACCCATTTATATACCTTTAATGTTGCCGATGTTCTGTGGTATCAACAGTTTGGTTTCACTGTGAAAAGTCATTTTGGAATGGTATTTCGTATGCTTATGGTCAAATTAATTCTATTTAGGTCTTTGGGAGGATTGCGAAAGTATATCTGGGTTGTAGACCAGTCATCATTATGAAAAGAGAGAGATTGCGGCGTTTGTTTGCTTTGCGGGGTTGTGAGTTGGAGGGGGGCGGAGCCGGACGTATCCTGCCCCCGCGCGGACCACGCGGGCACCGCGCATAGCAGGAATGCCAATGCGGCGTTTTTCCACAGTATCGCGGCGGGTCGGCGGCTTGCCATGTGTGTTCCTTTCTTGCCGTGCCATTTGGGCATGGTGTAATCCTACCACAGTCGCGGTTGTGCTGAAAAAAGGGGCTGCGGCGCCGTTGCCCGAGTCAGGGCAGGTCCATTGCGGGACCGCCGTCCAGCGCGGGCGTGGCGGTGTGGTCCGGGCGGGCCTCCCATGCGGGGGCGCGGTCCCGGCGGGCGTCCTCATGGCCTTTCCAGCGCTCGTGGCGGAGGATGCGGCGGTAGGTGGTGCCCAACAGGCGGATGTCCTCCTGCTCGCGGTCCTGGCAGGCGCGGACGAAGTAGGGGATGAAGGCCCTGTCGCGCAGGCGCAGCCACCAGGAGGGGGATAGGTGGAAGTGGGCGCGCAGGGTGTTTTCGCCGGTGCGCGCGATGAAGCCGTGCAGGGCGCGGCCTTCGAGGTAATGGCGCCGCCGCTCGTCCTCCAGTTCAGCGGCGCACCACGCATAGGCGCGCGCGCCGTCGTCGAGCATGCAGACCAGTTCCAGGGCGCGCATCCGCCGCCCGAGGTCGAGGTCGGCCACGCCTGGTGGCAGGGCGGGGTCAAAGCCGCCGAGTTCGTCAAAGGCGGCCCGGGGCAGGCTGAGGTTGCAACTGTTCCAGTCGAAGAGGCGGACGACGCCGCCCATCGGCTCGAACCGGTTCTCGGGCAGGAACCAGCGGGTGAGCGCGCCGTGCCGCAGCCTGGGATGGGGCAGGATGCGCCCGAAGA from Candidatus Hydrogenedentota bacterium encodes:
- a CDS encoding glycosyltransferase family 2 protein; protein product: MSRPDLSVIITAHNRAAMLPVLLAGFERQHHASARFEVLIVDNGGTDGLISQAECYARGAPIRIRAVDGGEEGETAAKNTGARAAEGHWLLFFSPDLLPGTRLIERHIFTHNRTDRHACVFGRILPHPRLRHGALTRWFLPENRFEPMGGVVRLFDWNSCNLSLPRAAFDELGGFDPALPPGVADLDLGRRMRALELVCMLDDGARAYAWCAAELEDERRRHYLEGRALHGFIARTGENTLRAHFHLSPSWWLRLRDRAFIPYFVRACQDREQEDIRLLGTTYRRILRHERWKGHEDARRDRAPAWEARPDHTATPALDGGPAMDLP